A region of the bacterium genome:
CGAACAGCCCGTTTTCTTCCAAGAACGGAAACGCTGCATCGGCGCTCATTTCAGATGCGGACTTGATTATTACCTGAGCCGGAACCTTTCGCTGCAATTACAGGGTGAGGCCAGGATCATCCCCCCGTTAAATCTCCCGCTGATCACCTATATCAATCCCTATAATCAGGAAGAGAAAAGACTGGCGCCCCACTCGGTCAATTTTTCCAGTCTCAGCTTGGCGGCTGGGCTGCGGTTCCATTTTTGACATCACCCTGTTAAAAGGTGTGATGGGCGGTCAGAAGCTGTACCCTGCTCCCACCCCTCTCCGTCGCTGCACCTTGCTTTCGCATGCGCGCGAGAGCCGCCTTGCCGTACAGTCGGACATTCGTTGCTGGGGAACCTGGAATGACAAGCCGATTCTGCCGACGGCGTCGGCTCAATACTCCAGTCCGCGGCCGAAATAAAAGACCAGCCCCAGAATGCTGTCCGCCAGGATTACGAGAAAGATTGATGTGACGACAGAGGCGGTGGTGGCACGGCCCACTGCTTCGGCGCCGCCGCGGACGCGAAAGCCGTAATAGGCGCCGGTGAGGGCGATCAGCCAGGCGAAGACCAAACTTTTAACCAGACCGGTTGTGATGTCGCGCAGATAGAGCACCGTGAGCACCTCTCGGTAAAAGGACTCCGGGCTGATCTCCAGATAGGACCAACCGATCACCATAGCGCCGAGAATGCCGATGACGACAGAGAGGATGGTCAGTAACGGCATCATCAGGACGATGGCGTAAATTTTCGGCGTCAGCACATACGCGATGGGGTTCAGGCCCATGGATTTCAGCGCGTCGGTCTCCTCGGTCACCTTCATGGTGGCAATCTCTGAGGCGATGGCAGAGCCGCTGCGGCCGGAGAAAATAATGGCGGTGATCAACGGTCCCATCTCCCGAGTCATGGAAATGGCGATGAGGTCTGCCACATAGATGGCGGCGCCGAACTGCCGCAATTGAGCGGCGGACTGCAGGGCGAGGATAAACCCGATGAGAAAGGCGATGAGCGCAACAATAGGAAATGCATTCATGCCGATTTGAATGCATTGATTGGTAAATTCGCCCTTACGGTAATTTTTGCGGTTGAACAATCCCAGGGCGGTGTAATAGATGGCGTCGGCGGTGAGAAAGAGGTATTCCAGCACCTCCTTGCCGCGAGCCAGCGCCATTTCGCCGAACCGTTCCAAGAGGCCGGCCGGCGCCTCTTCTTTGCCGGTCTCCCGTTCCTGCAGCGAGAACGCGGTCATGGTCCGCGCCATGTCGGATGAGACGTTGTTCACCCTGAGCGCCACCCCCCGGCGGTGTAGGGATTCTGAGAGCAGGTCGATCAGGGCTACGCCGGCACTGTCCATTTCGCTGACCGCGGTGAGATCCAGTTCCACAGGGCCAGCCTGATCGGCAAGCAGGGCGCTCAACGCTTCATACAATGGCCCGACATTGGAGATCAGCAGGGGGCCGGTTAGGACCAGACGGCCGTTTGTAAAATGGTATTGGTCCATGCCCCGGCCGTCACGGTTTTTCGTTTTGATAAAATTCCACGATTTGCTGCAAAAAGATCTGGAATTCCTCGTACAGCATTCGGCTGGCGGTTTCCGCGAAACCGTTCATGCTTTTATCTGCTTTCAACTCTACGCTT
Encoded here:
- a CDS encoding ABC transporter permease; this translates as MARTMTAFSLQERETGKEEAPAGLLERFGEMALARGKEVLEYLFLTADAIYYTALGLFNRKNYRKGEFTNQCIQIGMNAFPIVALIAFLIGFILALQSAAQLRQFGAAIYVADLIAISMTREMGPLITAIIFSGRSGSAIASEIATMKVTEETDALKSMGLNPIAYVLTPKIYAIVLMMPLLTILSVVIGILGAMVIGWSYLEISPESFYREVLTVLYLRDITTGLVKSLVFAWLIALTGAYYGFRVRGGAEAVGRATTASVVTSIFLVILADSILGLVFYFGRGLEY